The genomic DNA CGGCCTCACGCCGAGGTACCGTCGGTCAGCCGCTTCCCGGTGTGTCGGTGCGGATCGTCGATCCCGATAGTGACGCGCCATTGCCCACCGGCACACCCGGCATGTTGCTCGTGAAGGGACCGAATGTGATGAACGGCTATCTTGGGCGCGAAGATCTTACCGCTCAGGTCATGCGGAACGGCTGGTACATTACCGGTGACATCGCCATGTTAGATGATGATGGGTTTCTCACCATCACGGACCGGCTGTCGCGATTCTCGAAGATCGGAGGCGAAATGGTTCCCCACGGCAAAGTCGAAGAGGCCTTGCAACAAGCGGCCGGATCCGACACCCAGGTGTTTGCTGTGACCGGTCTTCCTGACGAGAAAAAAGGAGAGCGTCTGGCCGTCCTCCATACGCTTGAGGAATCCCGCATTCCTCCAATCCTGGAGAAGATCTCGGCGAGCGGCCTGCCCAATTTATTTATTCCCGGAAAGCACCAGTTCGTCAAGGTCGACGCGTTACCGGTCCTTGGGACCGGCAAGCTCGATTTACGGGGCGTGAAACGCATTGCGATGGAACGACTGAAGGGAAGTATCGAGTCCTGAGGTCCGCGAGGCGACGAATAAGCGACTGTGTTGTCAAGTCCTTTGAAATCCGCACTGCCACGGAGTGTGATGTTTGATCATCGCATTCAAGATAGTCAGCAACTTTCGCATACAGGCGGTCAACGCCACCTTGACCGTCTTCCCCGCCGCGCGCAACCGCTGATAGAACGCTCGAATCACAGGATTGCACCGCGCCGCCGTCACGGCGGCCATATAGAGGACCGCCCGCACGGGGCCACGTCCTCCCCCGATGCGCCGCGTGCCGCGCCAGGTTCCGCTATCCCGGTTCAACGGGGCCACGCCCACCAGCGCCGCAATCGCGCGGCGGTTCAACGTTCCCAGCTCCGGCAAGTCTGCCAGTATGGTGCGGCTCAGCACCGGCCCGACGCCCGGCACACTCTGCAGCACGTCGTCCTGCTCACGCCAGATCGGGCTCTGTCGGATCTGCTGCCCCAGCGTCGACTCCAGCTCCGCGACCCGCTGCGTCAACCATTCCATATGGGCGTGGATCTCGATCTGCATGTCGCGCGAAGCGCGGGTGTGTCGGTTCTGTTCCGCTGTCAGCATGGTCAGCAGTTGACGCCGGCGATTCACCAGCGCTTCCAGTCGGCGTGTGGCCTCATCCGGCAGCGGGCGGGCAATGGGCCGCACCGCTTCGGCAAACTGCGCCAGCACCGCGGCGTCCAGCGCATCCGTCTTGGCCAGTTGCCCCGTGGCCTTCGCGAAATGCCGAACTTGCCGGGGATTCACCACGGCGACTGGCAGGGCCGCAGCGGCCAGCTCACTTGCGACATTCAGCTCCAAGCCACCGGTGGCTTCCAGCACGACCAACGTCGGCTGCACGCGACGAAGTCGCCGGACCAGTCGGCCAATCCCACGGGCAGTATGCGGGACGGTCCACCGGGCGCTCGTGGGACGACACGCCACATCCAACTGAGCTTTCGCGATATCAATACCGACATACAGAGACACGGCCATGTTCACCTCCGTCCTGACCCGATCTTGCATCCAATGCGGGCTTTCGGGCCCATGCGACTGTTCGGGTTCTTGGCAAAGAAGGACAGGATGCGCCATGCTTATTCTCGGTCTTACAACCTGGTGCCTATCGGGCTATCGCTGTCCTGGACCAGCACCAGCATGAGCCTAACATACAAGGAGCCTCACGGTTGCGGACGGGCGCGAGATGGTGAGCGCCCAGTGTCAATAACGTCCAATGACCGATCTATCGGGCGCTGGCGCAACGGAGATTACCCTTCTTGAGCCATGTCGGCTACGAATTCAGTCTGATCGGCAAGGACCAATCGCTCGGAGATCCCGATTGGCTCCGCCCGGCATTGGAAGAAGGAGTGACCGTCATCGCGGCCCATGCCTGCAGTTACGGCCTCATGTTTTATGAAAAATTCATTCCGACTTTCCGGGATTTGTGCACGCGTTATTTAAACTTCTATGCCGACATTTCCGCCCTCACCCATCCGCATCGATTGAAGATGCTGTTGTATCTTCGGCATCACCCGGGGCTTCAATCCCGTCTCCTCTTTGGAACCGACTATCCACTGTCGGTCTTCCATGTGGCAGCCTGGGGACGCGTCGGCTTCAGCACGTTGTGGAACATGATTCGTACAAAGAACCGCTTCGATCGGCAAGTTACGGTCTGTGAAGGGCTCAATCTTTGTTTTCGCTCGCTCGGAGACATGCTGCAGGCTCAGCGACTCGTGGAGACGACCGGTGAAGGATCGTGACGTGACGAATATGAATAAGAGACCGTTCGTCCCTAGAATAAGAAAAGGGCCGTCCCTCGGAGAAGGACGGCCCTGTGATGCTGCAAAGACATGCGGATCGGCTACGGACTGACTGAGATCCGATCCTTGATCAGGTCGAAGGTTTCTTTAGGAACCACGTTTTTCGCCACCAATTCACCCTTCACGCGATAGGGGCGATTGCTTACGATGCGATCGGCCTCATCTTGCTTCAATCCGAGAAAGAGGATCATGTCGTTTGCTGAAACCTTATTAATGTTCATCGCCGCCGAAGCCGCTGCCTGAGGAGCCGTCGCAGTTCCTGGCGAAGCCTGGCTTGGAGCCACGGTCGCCGTTTGAGGCGGCACCCCGGCATTGGAACGATCTTTGAGCTCCTTTTGGTAACGGGCGACCAGTGATTTCAGCGTGTCGTTATGGCGTTTCACGTCCTGATATTCCTGCCGCACGTTCTTATTCTGCGCCGATAACGCTTTGACTTTATCCTCGAGTTCCTTGGTTCGTCCTTCGATCGCGCCCCGCTCCGCGTCGCGTCCGTGCTCAACGCGCTGGAGTTCATCGCGGGCCGCTTGCGCCTCATTCCCGAACTTCACGTTCAGTTCTTTGAGGGTTCGGACCTGTTGCTCCATGGCGCTCTTCTGTTGGCGGGTTTTCTCCAGTTCCATTTTAACGTTGTCTGCCTCGGCCAACGCGTCTTGGTATTTCTTGTTGGATACGCACCCCGTGGTCAACACCGCCCCAACCAACACTATCGCCGTCCACTCGCGTCTCATGCGACCCTCCCTCCATCCAATCCAAACCCTACGGTTTGCCTGTGTATGATGTGGAACATCACTTCCCCTCGGCTGCAACCGTAGTTCTCCGATTTCTTTCACTTGTGTGTATGCCAACACCCAGACGTTGTCAACATATTTGCTTTTGTGGGAACTGATTCAGTTCCAATACATTATGGCAACGCCTGTGCTTGACGGATTGTCGTCGCTCTGTGATCATCGCTCACATTCTACCAAAGATGGCCGTAAAGGTTGAACCTCGCTCACTATTCTAAATCCTAACCATGGTGTACGCATGAATGAATGGGGCCCAACGCTCGCAGTGATACTGGGAATCGTCGAAGGACTCACTGAGTTCTTGCCCGTCTCGTCCACGGGGCATCTCATCCTGGTCGGCCATGCTCTCGGCTTCACCGGAGACGTGGCAGCCAATGCGGAAATCTCCATCCAGCTGGGTGCGATTCTTGCCGTCATCGTCTTTGAGCGGGAGAAAATCGGGCGGCTTCTGTCCGGCGCCTGGCAGGAACAGAAAGCGTTGCGCGCAGCTTCGGCAAACCGGCCTCGTGCCGCATGGTCCGACCGCGTCAAGGCCTCCATGCGCAGCCACCCCAATTTATGGTTCTTGCTGGGACTCGGAATCGCCTTCATGCCGGCGGCCATACTCGGCCTGTTGGCTCATGGGTGGATCAAATCGTATTTGTTCACTCCCCAAACAGTGGCGGCGACTTCGATCCTCGGGGGTGTCATCATCCTCATCGTTGAAGCCAAGAAACGAACCGGCCATACGATGAGCCTGGATCAGGTGTCGGCGGTCCATGCCTTTTGGATCGGCCTGGCACAATGCGCCTCTCTGATTCCTGGTATGTCCCGCTCCGGCTCAACCATCATCGGAGGCCTGCTCGCCGGGCTCGACCGAAAAGTAGCCACGGAATATTCCTTTTTTCTCGCGCTCCCGACCATCATCGCAGCCACAGTCTATGAAACATGGAAGGCACGGGGCGCGTTTACCGACCAGGATTTTTTGGCGCTTGGCCTCGGCATGCTCGTCTCATTCCTGGTGGCCTGGGCCGTGATCGCCGCTTTTTTGACCTATGTCCAACGGCACACCTTGCGCGTCTTTGCGTACTATCGTATTATTCTCGGGATTTTGGTCATCTTGGTCGTCCGCTGAAAGGAGTTGTTCATGTCTTCCGATACGCTTCATGTCTACGATACGTGGGTCAACGGCAAGAGCGGTCGCATTCACTTCGATGTCATGACGACGGATGAAGCCACCGCCCTCAAACTCGCCAAAGAGTACCTGATCAGCATCGGGGAACCGGATGCGACGGTGACGACGAAAGAATGCCAATTCTGTCACAGCGAACCGCTGTTCATGTTCTCGGCGGAGCAGCAAAAACAAGCCAAAGAAAAAGGCGGATTTATCGTCCGAATGCCGGCCTAGCCCGAGTTTAGTGTTGAGTTTTGAGTTCAACTCAGCACCCACAACTCAACACGAAAAGTCCTCACTGTATTACGGGACGGAAGAGGTCTCGGAGGCAGTGGGAGGTTCGGCTCGTTTCTCAAAGGCGAAGTGAATGATCAGGACGATCACTCCGACGGTGATCGCAGAATCCGCTACATTGAACGCAGGCCAGTGATAATTTTCGACATAGACATCCAAAAAGTCGATCACTTCTCCGAACCGCAGCCGATCGACGAGGTTGCCGATTGCGCCGCCGAGAATTCCCGCAACACTGACCCGGCCCATCCAATCCTGTTCCGGCATCCGTAACAAAATCGTGCCCAGCAGCCCAAGGGCAAAGATCGACGTCACCCCAAAGAAGACCATCCGAAACGCGTTGCTGCTCCCGGCCAAGAGGCCGAATGCCGCCCCGGGATTTCGGATATACGTCAGGCTGAAGAGGTTAGGGATGACGGAGATCGATTCATGGAGCCGCATGGTTTGCATGATCTGCTGTTTGGTCAGCTGATCAAGAAAAATGATGCCGCCGGTCACCGACGCGAGCGCCAGATTGCGAAGGCCTGACGCACTCAACGGATCGCCTCCACGCATCGATCGCACAGTGTTGGGTGAGCGGCATCCTTGCCGACCGCTTCGCGATAGTTCCAGCAACGTTCGCACTTACGATGCGTCGACTTGGTCACCGAGACGGTGAAATCGGTTGTCGCATCGGGCCGTTGTTCGACGGTTACCTGCGATACAATAAATAACGCGCCCAAGTCCGCACGTGCGACGTTCAGCCATTGACCGGTCGGCACATCGGTTGTGAGATGAACATGGGCTTCGAGCGAGGAGCCGATGACTTTCTCACGGCGCCGCTCCTCCAGAACGCCTTGCACCTGCGTACGATATTTCAGCAGCCGCTCCCATCGCTCGGCCAGCTTCGCATCGGCCCAAGCCGGATCGGGATCGGGAAACGCGGCGAGATGCACGCTCGCCGTTCCCGCCCCTCCCGGTACCTGCACGGCCAACGTCCTCCAAATTTCATCCGCCGTAAAACTCAACACCGGCGCCATGAGTTTTGCCATAGCCACAACGATGTCGTACAGGACGGTCTGAGAGCTGCGACGCTCCTGTGCGTCCTGGCGGAACGTATAAAGCCGGTCTTTCAGAATGTCGAGATAGACGGCGCTCAAATCGACGGAGCAGAAGTTGTTCAATGCGTGAAAGATCGTGTGAAACTCAAAGTCTTCATAGGCTCGCCGCACTTTCGTGATCAGTTCCCCGAGACGCAACAACGCCCATCGATCCAGGTCCGGCAGTTTTCCATGGGGGACACGATGCGTTGCCGGATTGAAATCGTACAGATTGCTCAGCAAGAAGCGGGACGTATTGCGGATCTTCCGATAGGCTTCGATCAGATGATTCAGGATTTCCTGTGAGATGCGGAGATCTTCACGATAGTCTTGGGCCGCCACCCAAAGCCGGAGGATTTCCGCACCGGACTGTTTGATGACGTCCTGTGGCGCGACCACATTCCCGGCCGACTTGGACATCTTTTTACCCTGCCCGTCCACGACAAAGCCATGGGTCAATACCGCCTGATAGGGTGCCCGATGATCGGTCGTGACCCCGGCCAGTAAGGCGCTATGGAACCAACCGCGGTGTTGGTCGGAGCCTTCAAGATACAAGTCAGCCGGCCACCACTTCCTCGGTTTCAGCACAGCTGCGTAACTGACGCCAGATTCAAACCATACATCGAGAATGTCATGTTCTTTTTCAAACTGGGTTCCTCCGCACTTTCGACATGTCGTTCCAGCAGGGAGCAAATCAAGCGCGGACCGTTCAAACCAGACGTCGGCCCCTTTGGATTCCATCAATGCTGCGACATGTTCGATCACGACAGGGTCGGCAAGGACATCATGACAGGTCTTACAAGTGAACCCAGGAATCGGCACCCCCCATACCCGCTGGCGCGATAGGCACCAGTCCGGCCGGTTTTCGATCATGCCGAAAATCCGATCACGACCATAGCTTGGAATCCATCGAACCTGTTCAATCTCCGCTAGGGCCTCCCGCCGCAAATCATTTATCTCCATGGACACAAACCACTGTTCAGTCGCACGAAAGATCACCGGGCTCTTGCACCGCCAACAGTGAGGATATGCATGGCTCAGCGAACCATGTCCGAGCAAGCGCCCATTCGCCTGCAGATAGTCGACGATTTTTGGATTGGCCTTCAAGACATGTTGGCCGGCGAACTCCTTCACGACCGACGTGAACCGTCCAGCGTTGTCGACCGGAGCCAGGATTTCGAGACGCTCGCCGGGTGAAGCCTTGGCGTTGTACTCGAGTACGAGGAGATAGTCCTCCATACCGTGTCCTGGCGCAATGTGGACACAGCCGGTTCCTTGCTCGAGAGTCACAAAGTCACCGAGCAGAATCGGTGACAGGCCGGTAGACAACGGACGTTGCGTCTCCAACCCCTCGAAGCCCTCCCCGCCTTTCCTCACTCCCAACACCCGATAGTCTTCGAACTGGCAAGCTTTGGCCACGCTCTCGATCAACTTCTCGGCCATAACTAAAATTTCATCGCCCACCTGCAAGAATGCATAGTTGATGTCGCGATGAAGGCAGACCGCTTGATTGGCTGGCAGTGTCCAGGGCGTCGTTGTCCAGATAACGATTGAGATCAGCTTCACCCCTTCCGGAAAGAAAATACCAGGGAAAGTCTTGCCGAGAGCGGATGGTGAGGTGACGACCGGGAACTTCACATAGATCGATGGAGAGGTGTGGTCATCGTACTCGACCTCCGCTTCCGCCAGCGCCGTCTGGTCCTGCGTACACCAGAGCACCGGTTTCAGGCCTTTGTAGACTCCGCCACGCTCAACAAATTTCCCAAACTCACGAATAATCGTGGCTTCATAGCTTGGCGTCATGGTGAGGTAAGGACGCTCCCATTCTCCCAATACTCCGAGCCGTTTGAATTCATCTCGTTGAATATCGACGTACTTTTCGGCATAGGCACGGCAGAGTTTGCGGATCTCCGAGACAGCCAAGTTTTTTTTCTTCTCACCAAGCTCCTTCATCACTTGATGTTCGATCGGCAAACCGTGACAATCCCAACCCGGCACGTACGGCGCCTGAAAACCGGCCATGGTCTTAGACTTCACGATGATATCTTTCAAAATCTTGTTCAATGCGTGCCCGATGTGGATACGGCCGTTGGCATACGGAGGGCCGTCGTGGAGCACATACCGAGGCCGTCCATGCCCCATCGCCTGAATTTGCTCGTAGAGCTTCTGTTGCTCCCACCAGGCCAACATTTCAGGCTCGCGCTGCGGCAGATTGGCCTTCATCGGAAAATCGGTTTTCGGAAGATTGAGCGTTGATTTGTAATCCATAGGCAATGGGACCCGGACATTCACCGGATGATCATACGGGATCGATGGACTATACCGGAATGGCGGGCGAGGTACCAGTCCTTACCCTTCTTGCGGGATCGTCAAAAACGTCTTCCAGCAAGGCCGCAGCGAGCGAAAGCCCGAGGCGTACAGGTTTGCGTACGTTGAGGGTTTGAGCGACGCGAGAACGCAGCTGGAGGCGTTTTTGACGATCCCGCTAACTGATGGCCATCATACGGTCAAGCGCAACCTTCGCCCAGCGTTTATCGTCTTCCGGCACCACAATACGGTTGACGACCTGGCCTTCGGCTAGATTCTCCATCGCCCAGCAGAGGTGCGCCGCATCGATTCGGAACATGGTGGCACACTGACAGACTGTAGATGATAGGAAGAACACTTTCTTGTCAGTGAGTTCGTGTTTCAGTCGATTGACGAGATTCAATTCCGTCCCAATCGCCCACGTCGTGCCGGCCGGCGCGGCGGTCACCGTGCGGATGATGAACTCGGTCGATCCGATGAGATCCGCCTTATTGACCACGTCTTCGTGACATTCCGGATGCACAATGACCTTGCCGTCCGAGTACTGCCTGCGGAAGTGATCCACATGGACCGGTTGAAACATCTGATGGACGCTGCAATGACCTTTCCATAAGATCAGTCTGGCTCGTTTGATGGCGTCCTTGGTATTCCCGCCGTTGGGTTGATAGGGATCCCACACGATCATCTGTTCGCGCGGAATGCCCATCTTGTTCGCCGTATTGCGGCCCAAATGCTCATCAGGAAAGAAGAGAATTTTTTCCCGCCTGGCCCAGCACCATTCAATCACGGCTTTGGCATTGGAGGACGTGCAGGTGATTCCCCCATGCTCGCCACAAAACGCCTTGAGCACCGCCGCGGAGTTGACATAGACCGCCGGCATCACGGTATCTTCCACGGGAACCACACGCCCCAACGTTTCCCAGCACTGGTCAACCTGTTCAATCGCCGCCATATCGGCCATTGAACAACCCGCAGCCATGTCCGGCAAAATGACTGTTTGTTGAGAGCGGCTGAGGATATCCGCCGTCTCGGCCATAAAGTGCACGCCACAAAAGACGATGTAAGGGCGTTCGGACCGTTCGGCGGCCAATTTCGCCAACAACAGCGAGTCGCCGCGAAAGTCGGCATGCTGGATGACTTCGTCCCGCTGGTAATTATGGCCCAAGATCATCACCCGTTCACCAAGCGTGCTCTTCGCCGCTGTCGTTCGGCGATATAATTCTTCTGCCGATTGCGTCTGGTACTCGGTGATTGGCCTCGCGAATGTCGCAGTCGCCGTCACAATATTCCTCCTCCCGTAAGGGAATTCATTCTACGATAGCCCCCCTCCACAATCAACGAATGGCCCTATGAGGAAAAGTCCTAGTCGGCCGCCCCAAATGATAGTAGACAGAATGGGTCTAATAGCCGATTGACTTGGCTCATCTCCGAGGAATACGATCAGCACCAATAGCTAGAGCTAGGGGGGCCTTGAGGCTGAGAGTCCGAACGATCGGACGACCCTCACAACCTGAACTGGGTAATACCAGCGTAGGGAAGCCGGACGACAGCGGATCGTGTGAGGTTCAGCCGCGTTCCCTCCCCTTGGGAAGCGGCTTTTTTATTGCAAGAATGTCGGCCAGCCTTTGGCTCCACATATCGACCAACCAGGAAAGGATCTCTTTATGAGCATCCCGACGAATACAACAAATGGATCCGTTAACGGGAATGGAATCCCGACTTCTCCATTGACCACGATGCCTTTTCCGGCATCGGAGAAAGTCTATGTGGAAGGCACGCAGCCGGGAGTTCGCGTCCCGATGCGAGAAATTCATTTGACACAGACTAAAGGGACGAACGGGACAAGATTCAACAATGCTTCCGTTATCGTCTATGACACTTCGGGTCCTTATACTGATCCCACCGTCACGATCGACGTCCGGAAGGGACTTACGCCGTTGCGACGCCCCTGGGTACTCGGCCGACAGGATGTTGAAGAGCTTCCACAGGTAAGCTCGACCTACGGCCGCCTCCGTGCGACCGATCCAAAGTTGGCCGAGCTTCGGTTCCAACACATCCGTAAACCTTTGCGGGCGAAATCCGGCAGAAATGTAACCCAACTGCACTATGCGCGAAAAGGCATCATCACGCCGGAAATGGAATTTATCGCCGTCCGTGAGAACCAATCGCGCCAACCCGAATCCGAGGCTGCATCCCGGAATAGCCATGGCGGTGGCCAACCGAGCGGCGACGCTCGGCTATGGACTCAGCATCCTGGATTTGCCTGGGGAGCCAACATTCCTGGGGTCATTACGCCTGAGTTCGTGCGCGACGAAGTCGCCCGGGGACGTGCAATCATCCCATCGAACATCAACCATCCGGAAAGCGAACCGATGATCATCGGCCGGAACTTTCTCGTGAAAATCAATTCCAACATCGGCAATTCCGCCGTCGCCTCTTCCATCGAAGAGGAAGTCGAGAAAATGATCTGGTCGACTCGCTGGGGCGCCGACACCGTGATGGACCTGTCGACCGGCAAGAACATTCACGAAACGCGCGAGTGGATCATCCGCAATTCCCCGGTACCCATCGGAACCGTGCCGATCTATCAAGCGCTCGAAAAAGTGAACGGCAAGGCGGAAGACCTGACGTGGGAAATTTTCCGCGATACCCTGATCGAACAGGCGGAACAGGGTGTCGATTACTTTACGATTCATGCCGGCGTGCGCCTCGCCTTTGTGCCGATGACTGCCGGACGGATGACCGGAATTGTGTCGCGCGGCGGGTCGATCCACGCGAAATGGTGTTTGGCTCACCACCAGGAAAACTTCGCCTACACGCATTTCGAAGAAATCTGTGAAATCATGAAGGCCTACGATGTCGCTTTCAGTCTCGGTGACGGACTCCGACCGGGATCAATCGCCGACGCCAACGACGAAGCGCAGTTTGCCGAACTCGAAACATTAGGCGAGCTGACCAAGATCGCATGGCGGCATGACGTCCAGGTCATGATCGAAGGACCGGGCCATGTGCCCATGCATATGATTCAGGCCAACATGGAAAAGCAACTTGAGGCCTGTCAAGAGGCTCCGTTTTATACCTTGGGCCCACTGACAACCGAC from Nitrospira sp. includes the following:
- a CDS encoding Mobile element protein translates to MAVSLYVGIDIAKAQLDVACRPTSARWTVPHTARGIGRLVRRLRRVQPTLVVLEATGGLELNVASELAAAALPVAVVNPRQVRHFAKATGQLAKTDALDAAVLAQFAEAVRPIARPLPDEATRRLEALVNRRRQLLTMLTAEQNRHTRASRDMQIEIHAHMEWLTQRVAELESTLGQQIRQSPIWREQDDVLQSVPGVGPVLSRTILADLPELGTLNRRAIAALVGVAPLNRDSGTWRGTRRIGGGRGPVRAVLYMAAVTAARCNPVIRAFYQRLRAAGKTVKVALTACMRKLLTILNAMIKHHTPWQCGFQRT
- a CDS encoding Undecaprenyl-diphosphatase; amino-acid sequence: MNEWGPTLAVILGIVEGLTEFLPVSSTGHLILVGHALGFTGDVAANAEISIQLGAILAVIVFEREKIGRLLSGAWQEQKALRAASANRPRAAWSDRVKASMRSHPNLWFLLGLGIAFMPAAILGLLAHGWIKSYLFTPQTVAATSILGGVIILIVEAKKRTGHTMSLDQVSAVHAFWIGLAQCASLIPGMSRSGSTIIGGLLAGLDRKVATEYSFFLALPTIIAATVYETWKARGAFTDQDFLALGLGMLVSFLVAWAVIAAFLTYVQRHTLRVFAYYRIILGILVILVVR
- a CDS encoding Lipoprotein signal peptidase, whose amino-acid sequence is MRGGDPLSASGLRNLALASVTGGIIFLDQLTKQQIMQTMRLHESISVIPNLFSLTYIRNPGAAFGLLAGSSNAFRMVFFGVTSIFALGLLGTILLRMPEQDWMGRVSVAGILGGAIGNLVDRLRFGEVIDFLDVYVENYHWPAFNVADSAITVGVIVLIIHFAFEKRAEPPTASETSSVP
- a CDS encoding Isoleucyl-tRNA synthetase, giving the protein MDYKSTLNLPKTDFPMKANLPQREPEMLAWWEQQKLYEQIQAMGHGRPRYVLHDGPPYANGRIHIGHALNKILKDIIVKSKTMAGFQAPYVPGWDCHGLPIEHQVMKELGEKKKNLAVSEIRKLCRAYAEKYVDIQRDEFKRLGVLGEWERPYLTMTPSYEATIIREFGKFVERGGVYKGLKPVLWCTQDQTALAEAEVEYDDHTSPSIYVKFPVVTSPSALGKTFPGIFFPEGVKLISIVIWTTTPWTLPANQAVCLHRDINYAFLQVGDEILVMAEKLIESVAKACQFEDYRVLGVRKGGEGFEGLETQRPLSTGLSPILLGDFVTLEQGTGCVHIAPGHGMEDYLLVLEYNAKASPGERLEILAPVDNAGRFTSVVKEFAGQHVLKANPKIVDYLQANGRLLGHGSLSHAYPHCWRCKSPVIFRATEQWFVSMEINDLRREALAEIEQVRWIPSYGRDRIFGMIENRPDWCLSRQRVWGVPIPGFTCKTCHDVLADPVVIEHVAALMESKGADVWFERSALDLLPAGTTCRKCGGTQFEKEHDILDVWFESGVSYAAVLKPRKWWPADLYLEGSDQHRGWFHSALLAGVTTDHRAPYQAVLTHGFVVDGQGKKMSKSAGNVVAPQDVIKQSGAEILRLWVAAQDYREDLRISQEILNHLIEAYRKIRNTSRFLLSNLYDFNPATHRVPHGKLPDLDRWALLRLGELITKVRRAYEDFEFHTIFHALNNFCSVDLSAVYLDILKDRLYTFRQDAQERRSSQTVLYDIVVAMAKLMAPVLSFTADEIWRTLAVQVPGGAGTASVHLAAFPDPDPAWADAKLAERWERLLKYRTQVQGVLEERRREKVIGSSLEAHVHLTTDVPTGQWLNVARADLGALFIVSQVTVEQRPDATTDFTVSVTKSTHRKCERCWNYREAVGKDAAHPTLCDRCVEAIR
- a CDS encoding Quinolinate synthetase, whose protein sequence is MTATATFARPITEYQTQSAEELYRRTTAAKSTLGERVMILGHNYQRDEVIQHADFRGDSLLLAKLAAERSERPYIVFCGVHFMAETADILSRSQQTVILPDMAAGCSMADMAAIEQVDQCWETLGRVVPVEDTVMPAVYVNSAAVLKAFCGEHGGITCTSSNAKAVIEWCWARREKILFFPDEHLGRNTANKMGIPREQMIVWDPYQPNGGNTKDAIKRARLILWKGHCSVHQMFQPVHVDHFRRQYSDGKVIVHPECHEDVVNKADLIGSTEFIIRTVTAAPAGTTWAIGTELNLVNRLKHELTDKKVFFLSSTVCQCATMFRIDAAHLCWAMENLAEGQVVNRIVVPEDDKRWAKVALDRMMAIS
- a CDS encoding Phosphomethylpyrimidine synthase ThiC, giving the protein MSIPTNTTNGSVNGNGIPTSPLTTMPFPASEKVYVEGTQPGVRVPMREIHLTQTKGTNGTRFNNASVIVYDTSGPYTDPTVTIDVRKGLTPLRRPWVLGRQDVEELPQVSSTYGRLRATDPKLAELRFQHIRKPLRAKSGRNVTQLHYARKGIITPEMEFIAVRENQSRQPESEAASRNSHGGGQPSGDARLWTQHPGFAWGANIPGVITPEFVRDEVARGRAIIPSNINHPESEPMIIGRNFLVKINSNIGNSAVASSIEEEVEKMIWSTRWGADTVMDLSTGKNIHETREWIIRNSPVPIGTVPIYQALEKVNGKAEDLTWEIFRDTLIEQAEQGVDYFTIHAGVRLAFVPMTAGRMTGIVSRGGSIHAKWCLAHHQENFAYTHFEEICEIMKAYDVAFSLGDGLRPGSIADANDEAQFAELETLGELTKIAWRHDVQVMIEGPGHVPMHMIQANMEKQLEACQEAPFYTLGPLTTDIAPGYDHITSGIGAAMIGWYGCAMLCYVTPKEHLGLPTREDVKTGVITYKIAAHAADLAKGHPGAQARDNALSKARFEFRWEDQFNLSLDPETAQQFHDETLPDNAAKVSHFCSMCGPHFCSMKITQDVRDYAAQLQVDAQQAIQLGMKEKAEEFKKTGSEIYR